One stretch of Roseovarius mucosus DNA includes these proteins:
- a CDS encoding TRAP transporter small permease subunit, producing MQAGIKRVTDGASGLVRAIGHVAAWSALALVLVVAFNVLARYLFSYGTVGLQEAEWHIMAVSALFGMSYGLNQGGEVRVDIFYGSMRPKTQALVDLVSNIALCVVALLIAWLCIAYVQSSYAINEGSPDPGGLGYRYLLKAAMPVAFLLLALQAVAMTGHAALKLMTPLPERQE from the coding sequence ATGCAGGCGGGGATCAAACGCGTGACGGACGGGGCCTCTGGCCTCGTCCGTGCGATCGGGCATGTGGCAGCATGGAGCGCGTTGGCGCTGGTGCTTGTCGTCGCGTTCAACGTGCTGGCGCGCTACCTCTTTTCCTATGGCACCGTCGGCTTGCAAGAGGCCGAGTGGCACATCATGGCGGTGAGCGCGCTTTTTGGCATGTCTTACGGTCTCAATCAGGGGGGCGAGGTGCGGGTCGATATTTTCTATGGGTCGATGCGCCCCAAGACGCAAGCACTGGTCGATCTCGTGTCCAACATTGCGCTTTGTGTGGTTGCGCTTCTCATTGCCTGGCTCTGCATTGCGTATGTGCAATCGAGCTACGCGATCAACGAAGGCTCTCCAGATCCCGGTGGCCTTGGCTACCGCTACTTGCTCAAGGCAGCGATGCCCGTGGCCTTTTTGCTCTTGGCTTTGCAGGCGGTCGCGATGACCGGCCACGCCGCGCTCAAGCTGATGACCCCTCTCCCAGAAAGACAGGAATAG
- a CDS encoding FAD:protein FMN transferase, which produces MSKMSTDGARRALNGPTMGTRWSALFFTAPGFDAGAIQIALQAAVDEVDAQMSTWKAGSDLMRLNAAPVDQWVAVPARLTEVLRLGLEIGRASGGAFDIGMGDAVKAWGFGPAAAVPAGIRAAMAAQRHPAYELLDLDGTNARKRAPIALDLNGIAKGYGVDCLAEILRDHGIADGLVGIDGEMRAFGLRPDGQAWTIAVEAPDRACRTPHSLLALENAAVATSGDYRHWVEVQGRRLSHTMDPKRGAPLVTSPASVTVVAQSCAAADAWATALMVLGPEAGAELARQRGLEALFLSRDAAENLRSVGIGRLFA; this is translated from the coding sequence ATGTCGAAGATGTCTACTGACGGCGCGCGCAGAGCGCTTAATGGGCCGACCATGGGCACGCGGTGGTCAGCGCTTTTCTTTACGGCTCCCGGTTTTGACGCGGGCGCAATTCAGATTGCGCTGCAAGCGGCAGTCGATGAGGTGGATGCCCAGATGTCTACCTGGAAGGCGGGCAGTGACCTTATGCGTCTCAACGCAGCACCGGTGGACCAATGGGTGGCGGTTCCCGCGCGGCTGACAGAGGTGTTGCGCCTTGGTCTTGAGATCGGACGCGCCTCAGGTGGGGCCTTTGATATTGGCATGGGCGATGCGGTGAAGGCTTGGGGGTTTGGTCCGGCGGCAGCGGTGCCTGCGGGCATTCGCGCGGCGATGGCCGCTCAACGACACCCGGCGTATGAGCTGCTGGACCTTGACGGGACAAATGCCCGCAAGCGCGCGCCCATCGCTCTTGACCTAAACGGGATCGCCAAGGGCTATGGCGTGGACTGTCTGGCCGAGATCTTGCGCGATCATGGGATTGCCGATGGTCTTGTCGGGATTGACGGCGAGATGCGCGCGTTTGGCCTGCGGCCCGATGGGCAGGCGTGGACCATCGCCGTCGAAGCACCGGATCGAGCATGCCGCACGCCCCATTCCCTCCTCGCGCTTGAGAATGCCGCCGTGGCCACCTCGGGTGACTATCGCCATTGGGTTGAGGTGCAGGGGCGACGTTTGTCGCACACCATGGACCCAAAGCGCGGCGCGCCTCTGGTCACCTCGCCTGCCTCTGTCACCGTTGTGGCGCAGAGCTGTGCCGCAGCCGATGCCTGGGCGACGGCGCTGATGGTGCTTGGGCCAGAGGCTGGGGCGGAACTTGCGCGACAGCGTGGGCTTGAGGCGTTGTTTCTGTCGCGGGATGCTGCGGAAAACCTAAGAAGCGTCGGGATCGGACGCCTGTTCGCCTAA
- a CDS encoding TRAP transporter substrate-binding protein, giving the protein MDRRKFLAATAVAPLAAPSIARAQTSFAWKMTNAYGPGSPFYVEGPGSPKDFCDKVAAMSGGRLTIQHFAAGELIPALEGFDAVRGGAVEMNAANAYFWAGKLPAAQYFTTVPFGMNFQGMTAWLYHGGGMALWDELYEPLGLKALPMGNTGVQMTGWFREPIESIADFKDLKMRIPGLAGKVYAALGVDVKLLPGGEIFPALERGVIDAAEFVGPYQDRRLGLHDAAKYYYTTGWHEPSNVTELLINKAAWDTLPADLQAIVSTAAMACNLESHTWCEANNAAALKDLVENEGVIANTLPQDVVDELKAVTQKVLEEGAAADPATKKVHDAFMAFKAEHDSWASVSEKPLYAL; this is encoded by the coding sequence ATGGACAGACGCAAGTTTCTGGCGGCTACGGCCGTCGCCCCTCTGGCCGCGCCGAGCATTGCGCGGGCTCAGACCAGTTTTGCTTGGAAAATGACCAACGCTTATGGCCCCGGTTCCCCGTTCTATGTCGAGGGCCCGGGAAGCCCCAAGGATTTCTGCGACAAGGTTGCGGCGATGTCAGGTGGGCGTCTGACAATTCAACATTTTGCCGCCGGTGAACTGATCCCGGCGCTAGAAGGCTTTGACGCCGTACGTGGCGGCGCGGTCGAAATGAATGCCGCAAACGCCTATTTCTGGGCGGGTAAACTGCCTGCGGCGCAGTATTTCACGACTGTTCCCTTTGGTATGAACTTTCAGGGCATGACGGCGTGGCTCTATCACGGGGGCGGTATGGCGCTTTGGGATGAGCTTTATGAGCCGCTTGGCCTCAAGGCGCTGCCAATGGGCAATACCGGCGTGCAGATGACCGGCTGGTTCCGTGAGCCGATCGAGAGCATTGCTGATTTCAAAGACCTCAAGATGCGTATCCCCGGTCTTGCCGGCAAGGTTTATGCGGCCTTGGGTGTCGATGTGAAACTCTTGCCGGGCGGCGAGATTTTCCCGGCGCTGGAACGCGGCGTGATTGATGCGGCGGAATTTGTCGGGCCCTATCAGGATCGTCGCCTCGGGCTGCATGATGCGGCCAAATACTACTACACGACCGGCTGGCATGAACCTTCGAACGTCACCGAACTTTTGATCAACAAGGCCGCTTGGGACACGCTGCCCGCCGATCTTCAGGCGATTGTGTCTACCGCAGCCATGGCCTGCAACCTTGAAAGCCACACATGGTGCGAGGCGAATAACGCCGCAGCTCTCAAGGACCTGGTCGAGAATGAAGGCGTGATCGCCAATACCCTGCCTCAGGATGTTGTGGACGAGTTGAAGGCGGTGACGCAAAAAGTCCTCGAAGAAGGCGCTGCCGCTGATCCGGCGACCAAAAAGGTGCATGACGCCTTTATGGCGTTCAAGGCCGAGCATGACAGCTGGGCCTCGGTGTCCGAAAAGCCGCTTTACGCCTTGTGA
- a CDS encoding TRAP transporter large permease has product MPYTEILALCMIGAFFILLLIGMPVAVCLGVTGFVFGYMGFGSMLFTLMPARIFGVITNYTLLALPLFIFMGIMLEKSRIAEDLLEVIGFAMGGLRGGMALAIILVGVLMGAASGVVGATVVTMGLIALGPVIKRGYSASVAAGVICASGTLGQIIPPSLVLILLADIMGQSVGTLFAAALFPGLMLAGLFVGYVLILGFLSPKTMPAIPLEERAAMLRGELAGKLLKVVFPPIALIVLVLGSIIGGVAAPTEAASMGAFGSIVLAALAGRLNLSILRDAVRAAFVTSAMVFLILIFAQPFGLAFRGLGGEHLVQSAFSSVPGGLDGQIFFLMLLLFVLGFFLEWIEISYIALPLFLPIFMQSGADLTWIAILVAMNLQTSFLTPPFGWALFFLKGVAPPEVTTSDIYKGVLPFIGLQLAALSLVYFSPGLATWLPQAIGW; this is encoded by the coding sequence ATGCCCTACACTGAAATTCTCGCGCTCTGCATGATCGGGGCGTTCTTCATTCTGTTGCTGATCGGCATGCCGGTTGCCGTGTGTCTTGGCGTGACGGGGTTTGTATTTGGTTACATGGGCTTTGGCTCCATGCTCTTCACGCTGATGCCCGCGCGCATCTTTGGGGTGATCACCAATTATACACTTCTGGCACTGCCCCTTTTCATCTTCATGGGGATCATGCTTGAAAAATCCCGAATAGCCGAAGACCTGTTGGAGGTCATAGGCTTTGCCATGGGCGGGCTGCGCGGGGGCATGGCTCTGGCCATTATCCTTGTTGGCGTCTTGATGGGCGCGGCCTCTGGCGTGGTTGGCGCGACAGTGGTCACGATGGGGCTGATCGCCCTTGGCCCGGTGATCAAGCGCGGCTACAGCGCCAGCGTGGCCGCAGGCGTGATCTGTGCCTCGGGCACACTGGGGCAGATCATTCCGCCCAGTCTGGTTCTGATCCTGCTGGCCGACATCATGGGGCAATCCGTGGGCACGCTCTTTGCGGCGGCGCTCTTTCCGGGGCTGATGCTGGCGGGGCTGTTTGTTGGCTACGTGCTCATCCTCGGGTTTCTATCGCCCAAGACCATGCCCGCCATCCCTCTGGAAGAGCGTGCCGCGATGCTGCGCGGTGAACTGGCAGGCAAATTGCTCAAGGTCGTGTTTCCACCTATCGCGTTGATCGTGCTGGTCTTGGGCTCGATTATCGGCGGTGTCGCAGCCCCGACCGAAGCCGCCTCCATGGGCGCGTTCGGCTCTATCGTGCTGGCGGCACTGGCGGGGCGGCTTAATCTCTCGATCCTGCGCGACGCAGTGCGCGCGGCCTTTGTGACCTCGGCCATGGTGTTCCTGATCTTGATTTTCGCACAGCCGTTCGGGTTGGCCTTTCGCGGGCTTGGCGGCGAACATCTGGTGCAATCGGCGTTCTCCAGCGTTCCGGGGGGGCTGGACGGCCAGATCTTTTTCCTGATGCTCTTGCTCTTCGTGCTGGGCTTCTTTCTCGAATGGATCGAGATTTCCTATATCGCCTTGCCGCTCTTTTTGCCGATTTTCATGCAATCTGGCGCGGATTTGACATGGATCGCCATTCTGGTGGCGATGAACCTGCAAACCTCGTTCCTCACGCCACCCTTTGGCTGGGCGCTGTTCTTTCTCAAGGGGGTCGCCCCGCCCGAAGTCACGACGTCGGACATCTACAAAGGCGTTTTGCCCTTTATCGGCCTTCAGCTTGCTGCGCTCAGCCTTGTCTATTTTTCACCGGGGCTGGCCACATGGCTGCCCCAAGCAATCGGATGGTGA